The nucleotide window ACATACAATGCTTCCTTGTACATATCCCTCTTACacctaaattatttaaaaacatcttacTTGCTTTATAACTTCACTTACTGTTTTGATTTACCTCTCATTTGTGTTGTTTAAGTAATACCAACAACATATAAGCATATAAAACATTCATGTTACTTAATGTTGGTTACTTACAACTTACTCTAAATTTCTTTTCCTAAGATCATCTGGTTGTTTTTGAACCTAGTAAAATGGAGGTGCATGGTGTCATAATGCATTTTGAAATTTGTAAGTTGAATCTGATGTTTTAAATAGTGGACAGTGTATTTCATTTCTAGTAATCCATAACTTATACATCAATTCTTATATAATATTTACTAACAGTTCTtctataaaaatacatcttaagtACACATTCTATTTTGCTTTCTAATGATGTGATAGACACTATGACCAAATGCTATTTGGGAATGAAAGGATCTATTACAGCTTATTGTTTATAGTCAATCATGAATGGAATCAGGGCAGGAAATGAaggcagcaacctggaggcagaaactgatgcaaaggccatCACACatcttactggcttgttctccatggcttgcccAGCTTGCCTTTTTTTATATAACCCAGAACCATCATCACCAGGATCTACTGCATAATTAATTGGACCTACCTATACCAACCATCAATTAAGTAAATATTCTGCAGATTTGCTTACTGCCCAGTTCAAcaaaggtattttctcagttgaagtgtCTTCTTTCCAGATGACCCAAGCTTGTGACAAGTTaacaaaaattaaccagcatGGTATATAAAATTACAAAGTTCTACTTTAAGGAACATGTGTAAAAACATATCCtatatttagatttctttttctgaaatgttTAAAAGGAATAAGCTAGTATAAAATTAATGTTTGTTATAATCATTTCTTACATTCAAGTGATCTGCATTTATACAATATTAGCATCTTGATGTTaacatatatgttttatatattctaCAAAGGCTATAGCATGCTTAGATGACATTTATTCAAAAACACTCTCTTGCAAGTTGAAAAGATaacatatatttttatgaaattcagaAACTGAATAAATTTAAATACAGAATTTCTTGTGATACCGTTTTCCTCTAAGGTCTGCAGGATGATTCACACAAATAAGCCTTGGATCCATGCACCCCAAGGTCCCTGTCTTTGTGCCTGCACCTCAGCCACAGCAGCACAGAGAGAGAAGCTTTTCTCAACTTAGTATTTCCCAGAATCAGGACACAGGGGTGCACCGAGGGAAAAGCAGTTCTTGCAGCCTCTGTGAACAAAAGTAGCATCTTTGTCTCGAGAAGCAGAGAACCCCAAACCTTAAcaaccagaaacaaaaagaaaagggcatACAGGAGGAGGGAGGCGATCACTGTCTGCAAGGCCCTGATGTGGGCCGTGGTGCTGGCATCTCTGCATCCTTGGACACTGTGCTGCATCTTCCTCAGATGTTTCCACAAGGAGAAGATGAGCAGGAGTAAAGCAACCAGGGACATGGCAAATGGTATGAAGGCAAACATGGTGTTGGCAAATAAAAACCATAGCCCAGAAAGCTGTGTCTTATTCAATCTCAAGCTGTATGACATATTTACCTTATACTCAGTGAACAATGCATTCTCAGATACATTAATAACTATAATATTTGAAcacaagagaaacaaagacacaaacaatATCACTGTCACCACTTTTTTAACTCTGAccttaaaataaaggaaaatagtgTTGGAAAAATTTGCTATCTTGAATAAGAAAAAGATGCTGAGACTTGTAGTTAACCAAAGACTAAACTGGTTGAATGCTGTCCAGATATTGTATATTACAACAAATGTTCTTTCATTTATCCATCTCCCTGGATAATACATAGCCAGCCACCAGTTCAGTAATATTAGCCACAGCAGCACAATTCTGGAGATGGCCAGAGCAGTGAGGATCTGATCCACCGAAGAGATCTTCCTTCTCTTAACCAGGTCCATGATGTTCACAATTGCTATGAATCCATTCCCAAAGTTGCCAGTTATAAATTCCACATTCAGAATGACTGTAAATGTGCTCTGCAGGGCACCACTCATCTTCTGGTGAATGCTCCAATTTCTATTGTCACTGCTTAAAATTTGTTACCACATACCATTAAAATGCTATGCATATTCAGTTCTCAAAACCTTTTAGCATATTCCCTTAAACAACCTGCAATTCTAATACCAAACAAGCCATGAAGGCTTGCTAATGACTTTGTAGTTTCCATTGTAAAAGCCTTGTATTTTCCCAGACACCTGTATTGAGCTCCATCCAGATGTGGTATGCCTTACATACAGCAGCCTAGAGACATGCAAATTCTGATGAAGGAAAAGCTGATCTCTCATGTGCTGAGATACAAATGGAGATATAGTTATTTGCATCATTTTGCtcattttctcttatattttaacCTGGTAATGAGTCTTGGGTAAATCACATAAAAGTTAT belongs to Onychomys torridus chromosome 3, mOncTor1.1, whole genome shotgun sequence and includes:
- the LOC118580318 gene encoding taste receptor type 2 member 116-like, giving the protein MSGALQSTFTVILNVEFITGNFGNGFIAIVNIMDLVKRRKISSVDQILTALAISRIVLLWLILLNWWLAMYYPGRWINERTFVVIYNIWTAFNQFSLWLTTSLSIFFLFKIANFSNTIFLYFKVRVKKVVTVILFVSLFLLCSNIIVINVSENALFTEYKVNMSYSLRLNKTQLSGLWFLFANTMFAFIPFAMSLVALLLLIFSLWKHLRKMQHSVQGCRDASTTAHIRALQTVIASLLLYALFFLFLVVKVWGSLLLETKMLLLFTEAARTAFPSVHPCVLILGNTKLRKASLSVLLWLRCRHKDRDLGVHGSKAYLCESSCRP